The Alistipes megaguti sequence GAACCCGAGACGTACTCCCACTCGAAGTTCACGCAGCTCACGTCGCGGCGCGTATCCTGCTTCTCATACTCGAACCAGAAGGTGGGTACCGGACCGACATTGCCGCCACGGCTCGACGTTCCGGCCGATGCTCCGAGATACTGGTCCGTACCCGGGTGCGGAATGGCGAACGAGTAGTTCCAGCGTCCGCGGTTGTTGCCGTAGGGGAAGATCCACAGCACCTCGCGGCCCGTACCGGCCGACGTGCGGTCGAAGTTGTTCAGGTCGCGCCACAGCTGCTCGTAGTTCGGATAGAGCGACATGCCGCTGTTGCGGATCACATCCACGCAGGCGGCCAGCGCCTTCGGGTAGAGGACCTCCTTCTGCAGTTCGGAATCCGACGAGAGGCGGATCGAACCCGGATCACCCGTTCCGACGGCTCCGTCGGCCGGACGAAGCGCATAGCCCGAAGCCATCAGCGCCAGACGCGCGTAGAGTCCCTTGGCAAAGGCCCGGCTTACACGGTCGGTCGTCGTGGCATGGCCCTGACCCGGCCACGGCAGGTAGTCCCACGCCTCCTGCAGGTCGCCCAGGATCTGCTTGAAGATCACGTCGCGGCTCGTCTTCGGAATGTAGATGTCGTCGCTGATGGGCTCCGTACGGAAGGGAACGTCGCCCCACGCACGGATCAGGTCGTAGTACATCACCGCACGCAGCGTCAGCGCCTCACCCAGCAGGTAGGCCATGTCGGGGTTGTTGGCCACGTCGCCGTACTGGCGCAGGTTCTTGATGTTGAGGTTCGCCCGCTCGATGGCCGTATAGTAGGGCGAATAGGCGTCGGCACTCGAGCCCGAAGTGTTCATCTCGCCGTTGGTCGGCAGCAGGTTGTAGCCGTAGATGGCCTGACGGTTGTCGTTGGTCACCTTCTCGGTATCGTTGCTCCAGTTGTTGGCCCACTCGATGTCGGAGTTCAGACCCACGTAGGGATGGTAACGTCCGCGGTGGTTCGCCTTCTCCAGCAAGGCCTGC is a genomic window containing:
- a CDS encoding RagB/SusD family nutrient uptake outer membrane protein; translated protein: MKTLIKYMFVLSGAGALTACADLLETETKSSFDTETVFSNYELAEGCNFGITQALLEKANHRGRYHPYVGLNSDIEWANNWSNDTEKVTNDNRQAIYGYNLLPTNGEMNTSGSSADAYSPYYTAIERANLNIKNLRQYGDVANNPDMAYLLGEALTLRAVMYYDLIRAWGDVPFRTEPISDDIYIPKTSRDVIFKQILGDLQEAWDYLPWPGQGHATTTDRVSRAFAKGLYARLALMASGYALRPADGAVGTGDPGSIRLSSDSELQKEVLYPKALAACVDVIRNSGMSLYPNYEQLWRDLNNFDRTSAGTGREVLWIFPYGNNRGRWNYSFAIPHPGTDQYLGASAGTSSRGGNVGPVPTFWFEYEKQDTRRDVSCVNFEWEYVSGSTAAPQLAGIDQWFFGKYRYEWMENYPYSGGNDDGFKPPYMRLSDVYLMAAECAIHESCSDVDGGGLNNAKNYLLEVRKRAYAGNEQMAQVYVNAIGSADAMFEALVKERALEFVGEMLRKTDLIRWNLLKTKMDETKQKISDLNNWSGDFSYLSQGDGYIYYKVDGTKLEMYGLLPDEQTAPTDNTWIPYTDSKGAVARYMPCASKTDSPKFTQAEIDRLYDRDPNTRQYWPIFQSVVDNSQGQIRNDYGY